The following DNA comes from Fundulus heteroclitus isolate FHET01 chromosome 1, MU-UCD_Fhet_4.1, whole genome shotgun sequence.
gcacttttattttaatgttctgctgccatatgaacaaaagtgttgtaacatttgtagcacttatcagtaacacatatttagtgtaaagctcaacttaaacatgtaaaacaaaaaatagcaataataataaattaaagcttattgccactgacagggaattctctttatggggaaaaaatctaccaaaaacaggcaatttctgaggtaacagcagggagcagcattaccattttatgttcaataccaaagtttaacttggcagtggttacaactaacttgtttctgtcatattccatgctggaagaactttaaactgaaatgcttgctaactcgatatgcttgcgttgcttgcgtttatttgaggttaacacgcggtttttttgttgttgctttctcgcgtgcatatagtgaatggcagggaaaaacagggaaaaacacatggatactttgaagcaagaagcgacttcaccgacggcgtcgatgcagacccccccgctccgctccgcacaaaacttgttccgttcaccaactcaccgcctcgcctaagcaaattcctgcgggaaacaccgccttccgcatgtcggcttagTTTTTTTCCGGCTAgaacctttcttcctctgaatccgaggcttggctgacagcgaggttattggcgcattatcgccacctactgttctgattcaaacccctacaccgcagcaacagaccttcacaaaataaaagcatgtgagcaacatgcgttaacgcacgttaaagaaaatatcgccgttaatagtctaatgagttaacgcgaaattaacgcattaacttgcccagccctagttgaaAATCAACCTTTTCCCACATCAATTGTTTTCAAcatcaaattttaaaaatttcagatatatttactgtcaggatgcagttttgcctgctgcaccctgatCATTTTCCACCAGCTTCCTCCTCCCGCCCAGCTCTGTTTCCACTCACcttaatcatctacacctgttcACCCTCCAATTATCCTGGACTCTCTCCACCTGCAAGCTCAACTATAAAAGCTCACCTCAGTCAGCTCCTCACTGTCGGTCCTTCTTCAATCGTCTGATGCTCTCAGTCAGAGATACTCCCACGTCTGGCTGCCATAGTTTCTCCACGCCTGTGCTAcgggatctcctgctaccccagtgctCCAACCCCTGCGTTCTGCAggctctctctctgctgcactcCTGGTCTTACTGCAGCCCTGGTGTCCCGAGAACTCTCTCACCTGCTGTGAAAGCTTCCTGGTTCCAGCAGCACAGCACTCCAGCATCCTCTGGTCCTCCAGTCACCCTCAGTCCTCCAGCGTTCCTCGTCCATCTTCTCCACCCTGGTATAGACTCTGGTTCACCACCCTCcacattccttccttccttcaatTAACTCTCTTAAACtaaactctgtgtgtggtgtgaATTCAGGTTCATCAGGACAAAACCTGACATTTACTTaatgaaacaaagaggaaaaaaataaatccatcctAATTTGTCTCTATATTCTCCTAACTTTAAGGAATGACATAAACACTGCTACAAAACATGAGTGTTTTCAGCCTCATGATAGGAAGTTGAAATTACTGTCATACAGGATGGGAGAGAATTAAATAATAAAGCTAGTTTTTCTTCTTGAACATATTATTTCACTTGGCTCTTCAGCAGTTTGTTGGCTCTCGGGTtctgaaacaacacaaacaagatATGCAGCTGTCAGCGGTTTTACAAGCATCACTTAAAACATGCAACATTATAGCAATTAAATACCTTTATAAGGATTTCTTGAAATCTTATGAATCAGATTATACTTTGCAGTGAGTTTTAGTTCTTAAAGTTGAACAAGCATTGTTGATTTGATGATTTTGTAAAAGGGTCCTGAAAAGCCACTCCCACAGTAACATCTGCATTTTCTAGCTGCTGACACCAGTTAATCTATAAAACCAGTAACGACACTCTCAGACTCGGCTTAGACTGGGTACCGCCGTAGACAGCAGCCCACAGTTGTGTTGTCCTGAACCACGAAGCAACTCTTTTAAGGTGGGAACGAAATCAAACCTGTCCTACTCAAAATGTTCAGGATCCTCATGAAACTTAAATAAACTAACGCAGCctttgtggggttttaaaaaaagaaacctgcaATACAAGGCGAAGGCATAGCCGTAACTTACTCTGAAAACTGAAAGCAGCTGTCTGCTAAAAGGCCGCTGTTCTTGAGgtcaattaaatataaatatttaaggaTAAAATTATCCCTCGTTATAAATATCTGGCTCCTGACCCTGAACTAATAATCAATACACAGCCTCTCTCTGCTTGCACAGGTATGGGAGCAAGCAATGCCCACTTCGCTCTATACTGCTGCTGTGGCGGAGCAACTCCCCATCAATGTGATGTGGAGCAATGTGGGCTCATACCCAGTGGCATGGTGGACCGTATGTacattggggggccgtgcccgcccaTGGAGCAAGCCCTGCCCGCCCTGGACCggaagctgttttctttttttttaaagcagttttattttttatttttttacctcggagtggccaacATTcaattagtactatctttgatttgttagtcatacaattcaaccaatcaaatcaacgacaaGGCAACATGCTGgccaattacagctggagaggggcgggtcgcTGGGTCAGACATTTATAGCCTTCAGGGACGCCACGTCTCGGCTGTGGTAACCGTCGGTGTCAGTAGTAAgggatggatattcggtctgattaccaaacaattacaagaagagaCCACGAAGCAAaggagagcgagctggaagcagcgctgtTAATTTCTGTCTGAAAAgtcacgctaggagggttaggtAGACAGCTAAGAGCACCAGGAGCAGAACCTAGCagtaaaactgccaaactgaagaaacgGGTTGCTTGCGGGaagtctgctttgttctgatccttgttctcCGAGCTgttgtaattacagaacctcttctagtctgaatttttacttcagtgttcagcctgacaccagcgctcatgtttatcagcgtgtagcttatgctaGACgtttgagtcaagacacagcgctacaggttgctgtatctcactgttagtttccagcccaaacccaccataaaacctgcccaacctaaaagaaaaagacaagcccaaatctcaaactctctcatgttaaacgcatagaactattaaacacataagaacatgtcATTCTGGCACGTGGGAAGCTCCTCTGACTTTCCCTGCTTAGCTCCAGACCCCTGCCACTAAAACCTTTAACAGCTTCCAGTGTGTGTAAATGAGAAAAAGCCTTGTTAAATCAGCAGATCtgatttaggtttttaaatACAGCACTCCCTTCTGTGTATAGAAAGCTGatgtgtcctttttcttttcttttgttttattcaggcATTGTTTATGGGTTGCAAAGTAAAATGGTATTTCAGATTGACCCACTCTATTAATAGTGGTAATTTTTATTAAATCCATGGTAGTTTAACTtgcttttcctctgagaaaatctattttttctgCGCCCTTGGTCAAACAGTCGTCAGTTTATGTCACGTTCCTGCCCAGCTTCGCTCTTGTTATACTATCTCCTGAGCAGGAACGAAAAAGCGTGCCGGgtataaaaaacacaactgtaATCGAAATGCTCTCGAAGTGGACAGaaccaagcagaaccagaacaagcGGAACAAAGGGGCATTAGCACTGAAATAATGGTGGCACACTTGAAACATGATGAAATGATAGCCTAATCCAGCCAGGAGATGAAAACTCCTTGAGAACTTACATAAAAATAATGCTACggactctgtttatttttatatgtgatGAGAAAGCAGCTGTCCAACAGTCTTGTAATGTCGATGAAGGGTGTGCTTATTAAAAGACAAGCACTGTGAAACCccttatcagaatcagaatcagaaatactttaattatCCCAGAGGGATATACGGGTGTTGTTGtgagtttttagttttctgctgaATATTGTTGCTGCCTCCATTCATCAACTACTTAAAAATCAAATCGAAAACTGAATGTCCAGGGAACAACAGCTGCTGTGGCGCCGTCACACCAGCTGTTGTTAATCTAAACATTCACACAGGTGGAAGAATGGCAAATACAAAACTGACAGCAAATGGAGCCATATAGCTTAGATAAGCAGCACAGTGACAAGGAATATGTTCACACGTATGAAACTGTAAGAACTATACAAAATACACATATATCTTACAATTGTGTCTGGTTGCTAACATTTAATAAGAAGGTTAAAACCCTGCTTCAATCTGGGTTTTTTAACATGATGCTTGTAAAGTTTCTGCCTAAGAGAAACTTTACAAGACTGGCAAATATGGCCATGATCTGGCTACTGGCATCTTATGACACGATCACTAAAGCAGTAAATGAACAGAACAGTAGGTTGAACGAGCTGAGCTGTAGCAGACTGGCTTTAGTGGTTGAACTCAAAAgcgagatgggataaaatctggacgTGAAACACGAAAAAGCCCaactaatttggaatattggatccaTGGAGCCAGCGATGAAAAGTCTCTTAAAGCTGACGGAAAAGTTGGTTCAGCTTGTCCTCataacaaattgtgtattttaatcAGGCGTTCCCACTATCTAAaaactcccctggatgttatggcAAGATGGCCCTGAACTACTCCCCCcgctctctcctcctccacagacACATGTGGATGCGTTAAGCTGGGGCGCGAGTGATGGACATACAAAACAACACACAATACTGACGCTCATTTATCTCATGAACTTACACACCTCTAGTCTCCAATGTTAACCTCTGCTTATATGTGTCTCATCATATTTGTGCTTTTCATGCTGAGGTTTTTGATATTTCAAACTGTGTCCTATTGATAGGATAAagtttaaaatatgtgttttttcctccccttACTGTGCCTcttatctttccacagagtaatggcagcgccctgtgggcacggTGTAAggcggtgtccttggcagcatggcctcagtaaatcgtctccccctaaaatgtttgtgatgtatttggcggttgtactgaaacagtaatttccctcttggattattaaagtatttctgattctgattcggATGATAACCcagaaaaggtttaaaacatTACCACAAAACTCGTAAAATCAACCAAACACTCAGTCATATAGAAACACATCTGATAAACCTAAATGCTTTCTAAATGTCTGGAAATGAGCATACTGTTAGATATGCATGCTTATAATGCTTTTACAGAGATGTAGAAACTCACAGTGAAACTGCCAGGAGACATTCAGCCATGTTTTGATGACAGCTATGTTATATGTCctacaaaaactaaaatgcaGACTTTACAAGTCTACATGGGAGCAGGTGATAATGCAAAGCAGCAGGAGGTTAAATATGATTAAACTAGTTCACTAGTAACTGTTAACTTTTTTCAACAGTTCTGGAATGGTTTGTACTTCACTGAGGTCAGCTGGAACTGGTCATTGGTAGATAAAGATTTTTACCAATATGATGAGTCAAACTTCATGAACTGGGACTCTGGACAGCCAAGCACCAACAAGGTGATGCCAGGATGTGTTGTGATGACCAGTTCTGGAATGTGGCGCCTGCACCATTGTGGCAATCCCTATAAACCGGTCTGCTCCAATGTGACGGGTAAGTATTTGGTTTACTTCTGTCTTTACTTTTTAGTTACTCTTATAATTATTCTGTTTAGTCCTATTAAATGTTTAACAATAGAACTCCTCTGCACTTTGTTAACACAACAGTTTAACCAGTCTGAAATGAGAGGTATGAATCTACTtttgaaaaggtttttaaaagtaaaaccaaTAAATCACAGAGATTGTAATTatgctattttaaaacaagTCTAAACTATAACCGGTGAACTTCAGCCAATCTCCTAAAAGTCTTTCGAATAACTAATTTTGATCTCACTAAGCAACTATcagtaaacacaaaaataagagATGAACTCTGCACAGAGATCAAACACTTACTTCCAAGTATAGTCCCATCTCTCTTTTAACGTTTTCAGGACAGCATGTTTCATTCGTCTATATCAACATTTTAATGACCTGGAAGGAGGCTCAGAGTTACTGCAGAGAGCACCTTACAGACCTGGCCATTCCCAGAAACCTGTCCGAGAACGAGAAGATAAGGGCACTGATCCCTGCAGGTTACAGTTGGATTGGTCTTTACAGAGATACCTGGAAGTGGTCGGATGGAGCCACGTATAGTTGGAATCCTTGGTTACCAGGTGAACCTGATGAAGTGGGGGAGAAATGCACAGCTACAGTATTTAATTATCTCCATCGTTACTATTCCAGTTATTACAATTCCTATGACTATACCACATACGATGGTTACTGGGGAGACTGGCCATGTGATTCAATGAAACCGTTCATCTGCCAACATGGTAAGTTATTATTCTGTATAACTTTACATACAAATGTAAATCataacagacaaaaaaacaattaaaactaaGAGTCCTGGTGCATCAAATTCTTTAagagatgtttgtctgtttctaTTCCTGAAATAAAATTCAATCTAAGCGTGCTTAGATATTTGTATAATTTAACTTCTTAACACATTTATCCAACCCATTATAAATATGGTTTAACCAAATTACTATAAtttgaaaaagtctggaaaagtttAACTAACCTCTCATTTTTaatgtgctgaaaaaaaatctgtatataAGATTtcttagtaaaataaaatttcctTCACTTGATAACCTGCTTCTGCAGCAGTGATCATGAAACCCTTTCCTAGTATTAGTTAGAAATACAGCTGCATGATATATCAAATTGCAATCAAGATCtgatatcaataaaaaaaacaattgcaaaGGACTGATTGAATCCAATATTTGgtaataaatattatatttacaGTGCTCTGCATGTGTATTTTGGATGCTAATCTATCTGCCCTGTTGGATGAACTTTTACTTTGGTCAATGCCTACAAATGAACAATATTCTAGTCATTTTATTGCGAAAGCCAAAGGAATAAGGAGGGCATTGTGATGTTGAAGAGCAAGTAGAACactggaaaatatttaaaacatattatgGCTTGCATACACAAGTTAAATTAGGAAACAGGTAAGGAATGCTTTGTTTAGCCTCATCACAGAATTGAAACTATgctagaaatataaaaataaggttaaaggtggatgtttttttctgagcacCTGAGCATTGGAGAGTTGATTCTTTCTAGGCATTTTGGGCCCGTTATTATGTAATATTGTGAGGTGTCCCCTACATTTTAGAATAAAAGTTCCATATTGGGGTTGTTTATGGTAGCAGCGTATCAGGGTATTGGAAGGAGCTAAGAAGCACCCCACAATATTTAGGcaagccgagaaacatagtccctccagcatgtcctgggtctttccctgggcctcctcccggtgaaacgtgcccagaacacctcaccagggaggcgtccaggaggcatcctagccagatgcccgagccacctcaactgtaggactccttcttcagcttgacggcttccctcaccgctgttCGAGGGTTGACgctgcgacatgcaccgacaatgTTGCGGCCACAGCTTCGACTAGTCGCCTCAaaaatagaggcgtggaacatggtccattcagactcaatgtcccccgcctccctcgagacaagtttaaagttctcctggaggtgggagttaaagctccgtctagtgggggactctgccagacgttcccagcaaaccctcacaatacgtttgggcctgccaggtcggaccggcttcctcccccaccttcggagccaactcaccaccaggtagtggtcggtggagagctccgccactctcttcacccgagtgtccaagacaggcgaccgcagatcagatgaaacgacaacaaagtcgatcattgaactacggcctagggtgtcctggtgccaagagcacatatggacacccttatgcttgaacatggtgtttgtgatggacaatccatgacgagcacagaagtccaacaacagaacaccactcgagttcagatcaggtgggccattcctcccaactgtcccactgtcattgcccacttGAGCGTTggagtcccccagcaaaacgagggagtccccaggaggggcactctccagtacccccttgaaggactccaaaaagggtgggtaatctgaactgctgtttggagcatcagcacaaacaacagtcagaacccattccctcccccacacacacacacacacgaatgcggagggaggccaccctctcgttcaccggggtgaaccccaacgtgcaggcaccgaaaTGAGGGGCTACAAGTATGCCTCTCACCAGGGAGGCGCGAGActccctggtgagaggcgccctGGTATCATAATTATGCATTTTGTTGATACTCTGCAGGCCTAGTcaaaaagtaacatttcaggAGGTGACACTGACAACCATATGGGGGAAAGAGGGCTAATAAAATGCTGTGAATTTTTGTGTTAAAGACCCTGTGCCTTCCACAAAGCAAGTGGTAAAAGTGAAGCTGGTGGGAAACTCAACTCTGGATCTGAATGACCCTGCTGTCCTGGAAAACCTGCTGAAGGAGGTAAATTACATAAGGAAATCACGTCCaggttcatttaaaaaaaacctagaaTCTTTAGACtttgtagatttttttgtatttgaacTGAAATATCTTGTAGTAGTttgtagtccagctgtttttaatatttgcttttagttcccattttcccatatttaattttgtttaaatttttctacattttattccaacatgcttttattctttgtatatatatattatgttttaattgtgtaaagcactttgcattgtctttgtactgaaatgtgctatacaaataaatattccTTACCTTGTCTTGCCTTTTGAATCTGGGCGGATGTAGAAGTGGCTTGTTGAAATCTTCAAATTAGCTGTGTCCCGATACCGATAATGGTATTGGGCCTGATACTAACATCAGGTACTCATACTTGTAAAAGCAACTAGATACTCTGAACAGTTTTTCTCCAGGGCTTGGCTACGCTGCAACTAAAAGGCTAGACACCACTCTATACCAGGTAGTGGTGCTCATACACCAAGAGGTTGTTTGCTGACCTtccaaaaaaaggagagaagataACTTTTAGTCGTTTTAGGTGGTCAATGATATTGTTAAGTCCTTTGCGATCTATAAGTACCAATTTATTAAGTAAAGTATCAGTACTTGGAATCGGGAAGTATCTAAACTGGAGTACTCGTACTTGTACTCGGTCTGGAAAAACTGGTATCGGGACACCCCTATAGATCTTCTGGCACATCTAGCTGGTTTTAAACAAATCCAGTAGAACCAGTGGTTTGCGCTTTAAACTCAGCATCAGCAAATTTTGTGTTCCAGCTcaaacagaagatgaaggagcAGGGCGTGGATACAGAAATCAAACTGAGCTGGAAGAAACAACAGGATGGAAACGTCTTCTACAAGGAGAAAAAGGAGGACCAAAAGTGACTCAAAGACATTTTGATGAGAATctgtttcagttatttttaGATTCTTTGAAGTCATATAAACACACGCTAAATGTAATGTCAAGGAAACagcaaaatgttttggtttaggggtaaaaaattgtttttcttttattgcagcTTTAGTCACATTTTGACTTACAACACATTGTGGACAAAAAATCATGTCAAAGGTTTTTCTGTTGCATCCCAGCAAGCAGTTGAAGATATTACTCAAAGTAGATCTAGTGTGTTTTGCTTTGTGTCTGAATTTTCAGTTGTTGTTTGATTTCTTTCTCAAgaataaagaatctttattgtcaccatagGATTGTTTGAGACACAGGTTTAGAATGCACACAGAAATCATAACACACATTGCTGGGGGAAGGTGAAGTTATG
Coding sequences within:
- the LOC118564528 gene encoding C-type lection lectoxin-Enh3-like, which translates into the protein MTWKEAQSYCREHLTDLAIPRNLSENEKIRALIPAGYSWIGLYRDTWKWSDGATYSWNPWLPGEPDEVGEKCTATVFNYLHRYYSSYYNSYDYTTYDGYWGDWPCDSMKPFICQHDPVPSTKQVVKVKLVGNSTLDLNDPAVLENLLKELKQKMKEQGVDTEIKLSWKKQQDGNVFYKEKKEDQK